One window from the genome of Terriglobia bacterium encodes:
- a CDS encoding MlaD family protein → MSFRENRGLWLSVGAAVIALAALIWLLVSGGPRTLVVLFPDIGELKREDPVVWHNYVVGRVVKIEPLVDNQIGVTVRLNEDYAARITRGTQFTLKRAALFGLVGSNAIEVETPSEPGPAFADGERIQGISPPKPTLVEQGKQLTLAYWQQLKDQAAQLLEEYKQSPYRKEVEAALVQLKIMAEEGTKQAKESLEQFRKDHQQEFDAVMQKLEQARDWMRKKGDEAGARRIQDEIDKLKK, encoded by the coding sequence ATGTCTTTTAGAGAAAACAGGGGGCTGTGGCTGAGCGTAGGCGCGGCCGTCATCGCGCTGGCGGCTCTGATCTGGCTTCTGGTCAGCGGCGGTCCGCGGACGCTTGTGGTCCTTTTCCCCGATATCGGCGAGCTGAAGCGGGAGGACCCGGTCGTCTGGCACAACTACGTGGTGGGCAGGGTGGTGAAGATTGAGCCCCTCGTCGACAATCAGATCGGGGTCACGGTCCGACTGAACGAAGATTATGCGGCGCGCATTACCCGCGGCACCCAATTCACGCTGAAGCGGGCGGCGCTTTTCGGACTCGTCGGCAGCAACGCCATCGAAGTCGAGACCCCTTCCGAACCCGGCCCTGCCTTTGCCGACGGCGAGAGGATTCAAGGAATCAGCCCTCCGAAGCCTACCTTGGTGGAGCAAGGGAAACAGCTCACCCTCGCGTACTGGCAGCAGCTCAAAGATCAGGCCGCGCAACTTCTGGAAGAGTACAAACAATCACCCTATCGGAAGGAAGTCGAAGCCGCCCTTGTGCAGCTGAAGATTATGGCTGAGGAAGGAACGAAGCAAGCCAAGGAGAGCTTGGAGCAGTTTCGCAAAGATCATCAGCAGGAGTTCGACGCCGTGATGCAAAAACTCGAACAGGCGCGCGATTGGATGCGAAAGAAGGGGGACGAGGCCGGTGCGCGCCGGATTCAGGACGAGATCGACAAACTAAAAAAGTGA
- a CDS encoding peptidase — MKRTVRALILACCVLSLAVLSDTPAQVQAPKDGQSKFWIVPGLRQGPSYFRRNILKETTPLVEGVMDFKHYHKYTEQVEFFKKWEKQYADLVDLYVVAQSYGGIDIYQLTVTNKKTGKATDKPAMYIEGNRHAGEVTAAESALWMLNYMLTNYGKDKEVTRLLDNFTFYFRPCNNPDGSLLYLETAQTLRSTIHPYDDDGDGLLDEDPADDIDGDGFICQMRIKVPMGQGDSIIDPRDPTGRLMRRVQPPQQGDYRVISEGIDNDKDGRVNEDGIGGLDLHRNYVENWRPMTEETERGFTQGGAGEYPLSEIETRSVVTFLLSHPNVSVANSMDTTVPMHLRPPSTSPSDERMYPDDLDLYKTFDKKGKEITGYARAGDVYMDYSGGRGSPLFGHGPDFGYWYYGAIWYGDELYDGGRSIGDYNKDGVTDDLDRLQYSDKELKMPRFHPWKKAIHPDYGEVEVGGFDGKFMSQNPPPEKLEEWAEKEARFNLMLAASLPHVEMQEPKITGQGDEYTIEVNVQNQGFIPTALRQAQLVKIVRPDTVSLVFPPGMMQAMGGRGGFGGRGGGGGRGGRGEAPPAQPATPSQDKVTMVEPQGRPVVTIDRLAGNEAKPATFKVRLNGIAGTECTVRYASTRGGVVDRRIFIGKKQD; from the coding sequence ATGAAAAGAACCGTAAGAGCCCTAATACTGGCTTGTTGTGTGCTCTCGCTCGCCGTCTTGAGCGACACTCCCGCCCAGGTGCAAGCCCCCAAGGACGGCCAGTCCAAATTCTGGATCGTTCCCGGCCTGCGCCAGGGTCCCAGCTATTTTCGTCGCAACATCCTGAAAGAGACCACGCCCCTTGTGGAAGGGGTCATGGATTTCAAGCACTACCATAAGTACACCGAGCAGGTCGAGTTTTTCAAGAAGTGGGAAAAGCAGTATGCCGATCTGGTCGACCTGTACGTGGTCGCGCAGAGCTATGGGGGCATTGATATCTACCAGCTGACTGTGACCAACAAGAAGACCGGCAAGGCCACCGACAAACCTGCCATGTACATCGAAGGCAACCGCCATGCAGGGGAAGTCACCGCGGCCGAATCGGCGCTCTGGATGTTGAACTATATGCTCACCAATTACGGAAAGGATAAGGAAGTTACCCGCCTTCTGGACAACTTCACCTTCTATTTCCGGCCCTGCAACAATCCCGACGGCAGTCTTCTCTATCTGGAGACGGCCCAGACTTTGCGCAGCACAATTCATCCTTATGATGACGACGGCGACGGCCTGCTCGATGAGGACCCGGCCGATGATATCGACGGCGACGGCTTCATATGCCAGATGCGCATCAAGGTGCCCATGGGCCAGGGAGATTCCATTATTGATCCCCGTGATCCGACCGGCCGCCTGATGAGGCGGGTCCAACCGCCGCAGCAGGGCGATTACCGGGTGATATCCGAGGGAATCGACAACGACAAGGACGGCCGTGTCAACGAGGATGGTATCGGTGGGCTCGATCTCCACCGAAACTACGTTGAGAACTGGCGGCCCATGACGGAAGAGACCGAGCGTGGATTTACTCAGGGCGGTGCCGGCGAGTACCCCCTGTCGGAAATCGAAACCCGCTCCGTGGTGACGTTCCTTTTATCCCATCCGAACGTATCGGTTGCCAACTCGATGGATACCACCGTCCCCATGCATCTGCGGCCGCCTTCCACGTCACCCAGCGATGAGCGCATGTATCCGGACGACCTCGATCTTTACAAAACCTTCGATAAAAAAGGGAAAGAGATTACCGGCTACGCAAGGGCGGGCGACGTTTATATGGACTATAGCGGCGGCCGCGGCAGCCCGCTGTTCGGTCACGGTCCCGATTTCGGCTACTGGTACTATGGCGCCATCTGGTACGGGGATGAGCTCTATGACGGTGGCCGCTCCATCGGCGATTACAACAAGGATGGTGTCACCGATGACTTGGACCGGCTGCAATACAGCGACAAGGAACTCAAAATGCCTCGTTTCCACCCCTGGAAGAAGGCCATTCATCCTGACTATGGCGAGGTGGAAGTAGGCGGCTTCGACGGCAAGTTCATGAGCCAGAACCCGCCCCCCGAAAAGCTTGAAGAGTGGGCGGAAAAAGAGGCACGCTTCAACCTGATGCTGGCGGCCAGCCTGCCGCACGTTGAAATGCAGGAACCGAAAATCACCGGCCAAGGTGACGAATACACGATCGAGGTCAATGTTCAAAACCAGGGCTTCATTCCCACGGCCCTGCGCCAGGCCCAGCTGGTCAAGATCGTGCGGCCCGACACTGTTTCCCTGGTATTCCCGCCGGGAATGATGCAGGCGATGGGAGGACGGGGAGGGTTCGGAGGCCGGGGAGGCGGCGGAGGCAGAGGCGGTCGCGGCGAGGCTCCGCCGGCTCAGCCCGCGACTCCGAGTCAAGACAAGGTGACCATGGTGGAGCCGCAGGGCCGGCCCGTAGTCACGATTGACCGTCTCGCCGGCAATGAAGCCAAGCCGGCGACCTTTAAAGTTCGCCTCAACGGCATTGCCGGCACCGAGTGTACGGTACGCTACGCTTCTACCCGCGGCGGTGTCGTTGACAGGAGGATCTTCATCGGCAAGAAGCAGGACTAG
- a CDS encoding CusA/CzcA family heavy metal efflux RND transporter, whose translation MINRIIEFSANNKIIIIALALAAAIGGWWSMTHTPLDAIPDLSDTQVIVYSRWDRSPDIIENQVTYPIVTAMLGAPRVRAVRGFSDFGYSYVYVVYEDGTDIYWARSRTLEYLSGVLARLPDGVRTELGPDATGLGWIFQYVLVDNSGEHSLAELRSYQDWYLRYYLKSVPGVAEVAPIGGFGKQYQVNVDPNRLQAYGIAINRVVEAVRGGNNDVGGRLIEFGGTEYMVRGLGYARSIHDIENIVLIASDNGTPIRVKDVGQVVLGPDLRRGVSDLDGTGETVSGIVVMRQGENALDVIERVKAKIRQIEPGLPHGVKIVPIYDRSELIRRSIDNLKSTLIEVIITVVLVILIFLWHFPSAVIPVITIPIAVLISFIPFRFLGITSNIMSLGGIAIAIGALVDAAIVVVEQTHKKLEYWQRTDRKEDYRTVIINAVKEVGGPSFFALLVIAVSFLPVLTLEAQEGRLFKPLAYTKNLSMIVAAALAITLDPALRLMFTHLKNFEFRPAWLRKAANALLVGTIHSEDKHPISRRLIRLYEPVVAWSLRWKWSVIGVACALVVLTIPVYLKLGSEFMPPLAEGSLLYMPSTMPGISIGEAQKLLQITDRIIKQFPEVDRVLGKAGRAETPTDPAPLSMLETVITLKPDNEWRRIGTWYSSWAPEWIKPIFRRITPDHISQEELVNQLNEALKLPGVSNSWTMPVKGRIDMLTTGMRTPIGLKISGADLQTIEEIGTQVEALLPDVRGTRNVFSERTGGGYFLDFAWNREELARYGLSIDEAQSAVQNAIGGENVTTTVEGRERYPVNVRYMRDFRSDLGALGRVLVPVGEGQRQIPLGQLAEIRATAGPSMLRNEDGLLTGYVYVDIAGRDPASYIEEADLILRSKVQLPPGYALFWSGQYEAMQRVKQRLTLVVPLTLFLIFLLLYLNTRAITKTLIVILAVPFSAIGAIWFLYLLGYNMSIGVWVGLIALLGVDAETGVFMLLYLDLSYEQAKKEGRLGSLSELRDAIIHGAAKRIRPKFMTVATTFLGLVPILWATGTGSDVMKRIAAPMIGGIFTSFLLELVVYPAIYEIWKWNFEVRKSLTA comes from the coding sequence ATGATTAATCGTATTATCGAATTCTCCGCAAATAACAAGATCATCATTATCGCGTTGGCACTGGCCGCCGCTATAGGTGGGTGGTGGTCGATGACGCACACGCCGCTCGATGCGATTCCGGATCTGAGCGATACGCAGGTGATCGTTTATTCGCGCTGGGACCGCAGCCCCGACATCATCGAAAACCAGGTCACGTATCCGATTGTTACGGCAATGCTGGGCGCACCCCGGGTACGGGCGGTCCGCGGGTTTTCCGATTTCGGCTACTCCTACGTATATGTCGTCTACGAGGACGGCACCGATATCTACTGGGCGCGCTCGCGCACGCTGGAATATCTCTCCGGCGTGTTGGCCCGCCTCCCCGACGGCGTGAGAACCGAACTCGGCCCCGACGCCACGGGCCTGGGATGGATATTCCAGTACGTCCTTGTCGACAATTCCGGCGAGCACAGCCTTGCGGAACTGCGCTCCTACCAGGACTGGTACCTCCGCTATTACCTCAAGTCGGTCCCGGGCGTCGCCGAGGTCGCACCCATAGGCGGATTCGGCAAGCAGTACCAGGTGAATGTGGATCCCAACCGGCTCCAAGCTTACGGAATCGCCATCAACCGCGTCGTGGAAGCCGTGCGCGGCGGCAACAATGACGTCGGCGGCCGCCTGATCGAGTTCGGCGGCACCGAGTACATGGTGCGCGGCCTCGGCTATGCCCGCTCGATCCACGACATTGAGAATATCGTTCTGATCGCCAGCGATAACGGCACCCCGATTCGCGTCAAGGACGTCGGGCAGGTCGTGCTGGGCCCGGATTTGCGCCGAGGAGTCTCCGACCTGGACGGCACCGGCGAAACCGTCTCCGGCATCGTGGTGATGCGGCAGGGAGAGAATGCGCTCGACGTCATCGAGCGCGTCAAGGCGAAGATACGCCAGATCGAACCCGGCCTTCCGCACGGCGTAAAGATCGTCCCCATCTACGATCGCTCCGAGTTGATCCGGCGCTCCATCGACAACCTGAAGTCCACCCTGATCGAGGTCATCATCACCGTGGTGCTGGTCATCCTGATCTTCCTCTGGCACTTCCCCAGCGCTGTGATCCCCGTCATCACCATACCCATCGCAGTGCTGATCTCGTTCATCCCGTTCCGGTTTCTCGGGATCACATCCAACATCATGTCTCTGGGGGGGATCGCCATCGCGATCGGGGCGCTCGTGGATGCCGCGATTGTCGTAGTCGAGCAGACGCACAAGAAGCTCGAATACTGGCAGCGCACCGACCGGAAAGAGGACTACCGCACCGTCATCATCAACGCTGTCAAGGAAGTGGGCGGACCCAGCTTCTTCGCGCTCCTGGTGATCGCGGTTTCGTTCCTCCCGGTGCTGACACTGGAAGCGCAGGAAGGGCGCCTGTTCAAGCCGCTCGCGTATACGAAAAACCTGTCGATGATCGTGGCAGCGGCGCTTGCGATCACGCTCGATCCGGCTCTGCGGTTGATGTTCACCCACCTCAAGAACTTTGAGTTCCGCCCGGCCTGGCTGCGCAAGGCCGCGAACGCCCTTCTGGTCGGCACGATTCATTCTGAAGACAAGCATCCGATCAGCCGCCGGCTGATCCGCCTTTACGAACCGGTTGTGGCCTGGTCGCTGCGCTGGAAGTGGAGCGTCATCGGGGTGGCCTGCGCGCTGGTCGTCCTTACAATCCCGGTCTACCTGAAGCTCGGCTCGGAATTCATGCCGCCACTCGCTGAGGGCTCGCTCTTGTACATGCCTTCCACCATGCCGGGCATTTCCATCGGCGAGGCCCAAAAACTGCTGCAGATCACCGACCGGATCATCAAGCAATTCCCGGAAGTCGATCGCGTGCTGGGCAAGGCCGGCCGAGCCGAAACGCCGACCGACCCGGCGCCCCTCTCGATGCTGGAAACCGTCATCACCCTCAAACCCGACAACGAGTGGCGCAGGATCGGGACCTGGTACTCCTCTTGGGCGCCCGAGTGGATCAAACCCATCTTCCGGCGCATCACGCCTGATCACATCTCGCAGGAGGAACTGGTCAATCAGTTGAATGAAGCTCTCAAGCTCCCGGGAGTCTCGAACTCCTGGACCATGCCCGTCAAAGGCCGGATCGACATGCTGACTACGGGGATGCGCACCCCGATCGGGCTCAAGATCTCCGGCGCCGACCTGCAGACGATCGAGGAAATCGGCACTCAGGTCGAAGCGCTGTTGCCCGACGTTCGAGGAACCCGGAACGTGTTTTCGGAGCGCACCGGGGGCGGATACTTTCTCGATTTTGCCTGGAATCGTGAAGAGCTGGCCCGTTACGGGCTGAGCATCGACGAAGCTCAAAGTGCGGTGCAAAACGCGATCGGCGGAGAGAATGTCACGACCACCGTCGAGGGACGTGAGCGCTACCCCGTCAACGTCCGCTACATGCGCGATTTCCGGTCCGACCTCGGAGCGCTGGGCCGGGTGCTGGTGCCGGTGGGAGAAGGGCAAAGACAGATCCCGCTTGGACAGCTCGCCGAGATCCGCGCCACCGCCGGGCCATCGATGTTGCGCAACGAAGATGGCCTGTTGACCGGCTACGTGTATGTGGACATCGCCGGGCGCGACCCGGCAAGCTACATCGAAGAGGCGGATCTGATCCTGAGGAGCAAGGTGCAACTGCCGCCCGGATATGCCCTGTTCTGGAGCGGCCAGTATGAGGCCATGCAGCGGGTCAAGCAGCGGCTGACGCTGGTCGTGCCGCTGACACTGTTCCTGATTTTCCTGCTCCTGTACCTCAACACGCGGGCAATCACCAAGACCCTGATCGTCATCCTGGCTGTTCCCTTTTCCGCAATCGGGGCGATCTGGTTTCTCTACCTGCTGGGCTACAACATGAGCATCGGCGTCTGGGTCGGGCTGATCGCACTGCTCGGGGTCGACGCCGAGACCGGCGTGTTCATGCTGCTCTACCTCGACCTCTCTTACGAACAGGCGAAAAAGGAGGGACGGCTGGGCAGCCTCTCCGAGCTGCGCGACGCCATCATCCACGGAGCCGCTAAGCGCATCCGCCCGAAGTTCATGACCGTTGCCACCACGTTCCTCGGGCTGGTCCCGATCCTGTGGGCCACCGGGACGGGCTCGGATGTCATGAAGCGGATCGCGGCGCCGATGATCGGCGGGATTTTCACATCGTTTCTGCTGGAACTGGTGGTGTATCCCGCGATTTACGAGATCTGGAAGTGGAACTTCGAGGTCAGGAAGTCACTGACGGCATGA
- a CDS encoding YHS domain-containing protein — translation MSDKCKDPVCGMDVDRDKAKAVGRTSLYKEVTYYFCADSCKAQFDKSPEKYVRK, via the coding sequence ATGTCCGACAAATGCAAGGATCCTGTGTGCGGCATGGACGTGGACCGCGACAAAGCCAAGGCAGTGGGCAGGACGAGCCTATATAAGGAGGTCACCTATTACTTTTGCGCCGACTCCTGCAAGGCGCAGTTTGACAAGAGTCCCGAGAAATACGTCAGGAAATAG
- a CDS encoding efflux RND transporter periplasmic adaptor subunit — translation MKKVVYGLLSALLLGGAFLAGSWHYRRISGKPDPPGSRRILYYVDPMHPAYKSDKPGNAPDCGMPLEPVYADGAPGSDSSEQASASMPPGSARVSPERQQVIGVRVATAERVSGTRAIRLVGRVTMDENRIYRLITPTDGWVRALRGGTTGSLVENDQVLATYYSRDLLAGEQALFFAVNTLERYKTAEGSENQVSAANIQIKAAEANLMALGMSATQLQEIERSRTPAQEIEVRAPVKGFVVARNIFPNLRFERNFELYRITDLSHVWVVADVFETEARDIRPGVTAVVKPPGEPDEKITARVSDVLPQFDAATRTFKVRLEVDNPAYVLRPEMFVDVEMSVYMPATLVVPADALVDSGLRKTVFVDRGNGFFEPRTVETGWRFDNRVEIRSGLNAGERIVVSGTFLIDSESRMKAAATGIYGEAARDPVCGMDIDLSKAIAAGRKTDFQGKTYYFCSDDCEQKFNKNPKQYAEKAPAKAAIKGK, via the coding sequence ATGAAGAAAGTTGTGTACGGGCTTCTTTCGGCTCTTCTATTGGGAGGAGCGTTTCTGGCCGGTTCCTGGCACTACCGCCGGATATCAGGCAAGCCTGACCCTCCCGGAAGCCGCCGCATTCTCTATTATGTTGATCCGATGCACCCGGCATATAAATCCGACAAGCCGGGGAACGCGCCGGACTGCGGCATGCCGCTCGAGCCCGTTTATGCCGACGGAGCGCCAGGATCCGATTCATCTGAACAAGCGTCGGCATCCATGCCTCCAGGGTCGGCGAGAGTCAGCCCGGAAAGACAGCAAGTGATCGGTGTGCGCGTGGCCACGGCGGAGCGTGTGTCGGGGACGCGCGCGATCCGGCTTGTCGGGCGGGTGACGATGGACGAAAACCGTATCTATCGCCTGATCACGCCCACTGACGGCTGGGTGCGGGCATTGCGGGGCGGCACCACCGGAAGCCTCGTCGAGAACGACCAGGTCCTCGCAACCTATTATAGCCGAGACCTGCTGGCGGGTGAGCAGGCGCTCTTTTTTGCTGTTAACACTCTGGAACGGTACAAAACTGCCGAGGGGTCCGAGAATCAGGTCAGTGCGGCAAACATTCAGATCAAGGCGGCCGAAGCGAACCTCATGGCTCTCGGCATGAGCGCGACCCAATTGCAGGAGATCGAGCGCAGCCGCACGCCTGCCCAGGAGATCGAGGTCAGGGCGCCGGTGAAGGGGTTTGTGGTGGCCCGCAACATTTTCCCCAACCTGCGCTTCGAGCGAAATTTCGAGCTTTACAGAATTACGGATCTCAGCCACGTCTGGGTGGTCGCGGATGTTTTTGAGACGGAGGCCAGAGACATTCGTCCGGGGGTGACTGCCGTCGTGAAGCCTCCGGGTGAGCCCGATGAGAAGATCACGGCTCGAGTGAGCGATGTTCTGCCCCAGTTCGACGCCGCCACCCGAACCTTCAAGGTACGACTCGAAGTGGATAATCCCGCGTATGTCCTCCGACCCGAGATGTTTGTGGACGTGGAAATGTCGGTGTATATGCCGGCAACTCTCGTCGTCCCCGCGGACGCGCTGGTGGACTCCGGGCTGCGCAAGACGGTTTTTGTCGATCGCGGCAACGGATTCTTCGAGCCGCGCACCGTGGAAACGGGGTGGCGGTTTGACAACCGGGTGGAAATCCGGTCGGGACTCAACGCGGGCGAACGAATCGTCGTCTCGGGCACCTTCCTGATCGACTCTGAGAGCCGCATGAAGGCTGCGGCCACGGGAATCTATGGAGAGGCGGCCAGGGATCCGGTTTGCGGCATGGATATAGACTTGAGCAAAGCAATCGCGGCAGGCAGAAAAACAGACTTCCAGGGGAAGACCTATTACTTTTGCTCCGACGATTGCGAACAGAAGTTTAACAAGAATCCGAAGCAGTACGCGGAAAAGGCACCGGCGAAAGCTGCCATCAAGGGGAAATAG
- a CDS encoding FKBP-type peptidyl-prolyl cis-trans isomerase, translated as MKTRWMTVLAMGLLAGITAAQDTAVLKGPKEKRSYALGMDLGNQLRRQAVEIDPDLFRQGLNDALSGSKPLLTEDEVRATITELQNELMKKQAEAAKMLAEKNRKEGEAFLAANKAKEGVVTLPSGLQYKILTAGNGQKPTADDTVVCNYRGTFIDGTEFASSYKGNQPAPFAVKGVIKGWTEALQLMPVGSKWQLFVPSNLAYGESGRGPAIPGNATLIFEVELISIQGK; from the coding sequence ATGAAAACTCGGTGGATGACGGTGCTTGCAATGGGGCTGCTTGCCGGGATCACCGCCGCGCAGGACACTGCGGTGCTCAAGGGCCCGAAGGAGAAGCGGAGCTACGCTCTCGGCATGGATCTCGGGAACCAGCTTCGGAGGCAGGCCGTGGAAATTGATCCGGATCTCTTTCGTCAGGGTCTCAATGATGCCCTTTCCGGAAGCAAACCGCTGCTGACCGAAGATGAGGTTCGTGCCACGATCACCGAACTGCAGAACGAGCTGATGAAGAAACAGGCGGAGGCAGCGAAGATGCTCGCGGAGAAAAACAGGAAAGAGGGGGAGGCATTTCTGGCTGCGAACAAGGCCAAGGAGGGGGTGGTCACCCTGCCGAGCGGCCTTCAGTACAAAATCTTGACGGCGGGCAACGGACAGAAGCCCACGGCCGATGACACGGTCGTCTGCAATTACCGCGGGACCTTTATCGATGGCACGGAGTTCGCCAGTTCCTACAAGGGCAACCAACCCGCGCCTTTTGCGGTCAAGGGCGTCATCAAAGGCTGGACCGAGGCCCTTCAACTCATGCCTGTCGGATCCAAATGGCAGCTCTTCGTCCCCTCCAACCTTGCCTACGGCGAGTCCGGCAGAGGGCCCGCCATCCCGGGGAACGCGACGCTCATTTTCGAGGTGGAACTGATCTCCATCCAGGGCAAATAG
- a CDS encoding RraA family protein, translating to MTIHITGKIGFRILSEVPRPEVALVAQYRGLASPNLADVMGRFHFMDQGIRMRTGVPLCGVAVTVIARPGDNLMVHKAMEIAGAGDVIVVNTCGNTTSAVFGELMGNSAIAVGLGGLVVDGAIRDVEALAELRFPAFSRSVCAGGCDKDGPGEINVPIACGNTVVMPGDILIGDADGVVAVPREDAEEVLRLVKVLIERESRRIEEIRSGKIFKGEINDTLRSKGVIP from the coding sequence ATGACTATTCATATCACAGGGAAAATCGGATTCAGGATACTCAGCGAGGTGCCTCGTCCCGAGGTGGCACTGGTCGCGCAGTATCGGGGGCTGGCCTCGCCCAATCTGGCTGACGTCATGGGCAGGTTCCACTTCATGGATCAGGGCATCCGGATGAGGACTGGTGTGCCGCTATGCGGCGTCGCAGTGACCGTCATCGCGCGGCCGGGCGACAACCTCATGGTGCACAAGGCCATGGAAATCGCCGGTGCCGGAGATGTGATCGTTGTGAATACATGCGGCAACACGACCAGCGCAGTCTTCGGCGAACTCATGGGCAATTCCGCAATTGCGGTCGGTTTGGGAGGACTCGTCGTCGACGGTGCGATCCGTGACGTCGAAGCACTCGCGGAGTTGCGCTTTCCGGCATTCAGCCGCTCTGTCTGTGCGGGCGGCTGCGACAAGGACGGCCCCGGGGAGATCAATGTCCCGATCGCCTGTGGAAACACTGTCGTCATGCCCGGCGATATCCTCATCGGTGACGCGGACGGCGTGGTCGCCGTTCCTCGCGAGGACGCCGAAGAGGTGCTGAGGCTGGTCAAAGTGCTCATAGAACGCGAGTCCAGGCGAATCGAAGAGATTCGCAGCGGCAAGATTTTCAAGGGTGAGATCAACGACACGCTCAGGTCCAAAGGCGTGATTCCATGA
- a CDS encoding alanine--glyoxylate aminotransferase family protein has product MTLLLMTPGPTRVPDRVLAAGATPMIHHRTEEFSRILASTLERLRPLFGTAGDVLPVHATGRGALEAAVTNLLSPGDEVLACCNGLFGEMWAKIAQKFGIVVHRVCCDWGTSADPLLIEAALEAHPHSRAVILAHSDTSTGALNDVAAIAGVTGRTGALFMVDAVSSLGGAPFRFDDWGVDVAVTASQKCLMSSPGLSFVALSEKAWKAHEASRLACSYFDFPAIKRMLARPKPETPGTTPVHLLLQVHAALGLIEAEGLENVYARHEEMARLAREGARDLGMSLQCPGLKRFSPTLTAIRVPDGISPQSIRDQLKARGILTARGLGGYEATSFRIGHMGDIRPADVRRTLDALGEVVGALGR; this is encoded by the coding sequence ATGACCCTCCTGCTCATGACTCCCGGACCGACGCGTGTCCCCGACCGTGTGCTCGCGGCTGGTGCGACGCCGATGATCCACCATCGGACGGAGGAATTCTCCAGGATTCTCGCATCCACACTTGAACGGCTCCGCCCTCTGTTCGGGACCGCTGGCGATGTGCTGCCGGTGCATGCCACCGGCCGGGGCGCACTCGAAGCGGCCGTAACCAACTTGTTGTCGCCCGGCGATGAGGTGTTGGCTTGCTGCAACGGCCTGTTTGGTGAAATGTGGGCCAAGATCGCTCAAAAGTTCGGCATCGTCGTCCACCGCGTCTGTTGCGATTGGGGAACCTCGGCTGATCCGCTTCTGATCGAAGCGGCGCTCGAAGCCCATCCCCACAGCCGTGCCGTGATTCTCGCTCACAGCGACACGTCGACCGGCGCGTTGAATGATGTGGCCGCGATAGCAGGCGTGACCGGTCGCACCGGCGCACTTTTCATGGTGGACGCCGTCAGTTCGCTCGGCGGTGCACCTTTTCGCTTTGACGACTGGGGCGTGGATGTGGCGGTGACCGCCTCACAGAAATGCCTGATGTCGAGCCCCGGGCTCTCCTTTGTGGCGTTGAGCGAGAAAGCGTGGAAGGCGCACGAAGCATCGCGTCTGGCGTGCTCGTACTTCGATTTTCCGGCGATCAAGCGCATGCTGGCCCGTCCCAAACCGGAAACCCCCGGGACAACGCCGGTTCACCTTTTGCTTCAGGTCCACGCCGCGCTGGGACTGATCGAAGCAGAGGGCCTCGAAAACGTGTATGCGCGCCATGAGGAGATGGCCCGGTTGGCTCGCGAGGGAGCGCGCGATCTCGGAATGTCGCTGCAATGCCCCGGCCTGAAACGGTTCTCTCCGACGTTGACGGCAATCAGGGTGCCGGATGGCATTTCGCCCCAGTCGATCCGCGACCAGCTGAAGGCACGCGGCATCCTCACGGCACGCGGGCTGGGAGGCTACGAAGCAACCAGCTTTCGGATCGGCCACATGGGCG